Proteins co-encoded in one Amia ocellicauda isolate fAmiCal2 chromosome 11, fAmiCal2.hap1, whole genome shotgun sequence genomic window:
- the nop16 gene encoding nucleolar protein 16 — MPKAKQSKRRKKFNYNTNRKKLKLKFKKAAAPRIECAQIRHAWNERKSVAQNLEEMGLALDPNRSLPVHNQKGDTMEVDAPEASTAIIKKPYVVNEMEAEASIPQQHTKTLSRDMTEYVQYMIGNHNENYKEMAKDEKNYYQDTPKQIRRKVELYKRYHPEEYTTFLESLKGKKKD; from the exons ATGCCCAAAGCCAAGCAGTCGAAGAGAAGAAAGAAGTTCAATTACAATACAAACCGAAAGAAGCTGAAGTTGAAGTTTAAGAAAGCCGCGGCTCCTAGGATTGAATG CGCGCAGATCCGACATGCCTGGAACGAGAGGAAATCTGTTGCTCAAAACCTGGAGGAAATGGGTCTGGCGTTGGACCCCAACCGGTCTCTCCCGGTACACAACCAAAAA GGAGATACAATGGAGGTCGATGCACCTGAAGCATCCACGGCAATAATCAAGAAACCTTACGTGGTGAACG AGATGGAAGCCGAGGCCAGTATTCCCCAGCAACACACAAAGACGCTGTCCAGAGATATGACTGAGTATGTGCAGTACATGATTGGGAACCACAATGAAAACTATAAG GAAATGGCGAAAGATGAAAAGAATTATTATCAGGACACACCCAAACAGATCAGGAGGAAAGTTGAACTGTACAAGCGTTACCACCCAGAGGAATACACCACCTTCCTGGAGTCtttgaaaggaaagaaaaaggatTAA
- the arl10 gene encoding ADP-ribosylation factor-like 10 has protein sequence MVLLRHISIALTAAVAALGSAIFIAWNYFYRRRVWSPEVDYYMIREEEEERRERQVLVLGLDGAGKSSVLQGLSGGGMKRGCGPTRGFNFMSLSTLACQLDFLEIGGSENLRSYWVEYLKKAHVLVYVVDSSDRERLPLAKDQLHQLLTADSQLPLVILGNKQDKPEALSVSELHEALALDGLEDDRKFFLLTVELASDGPEMANCLVALRDLLLQLVSLS, from the exons ATGGTCCTGCTCCGGCACATCTCCATCGCCTTGACTGCTGCGGTGGCTGCCCTGGGATCTGCTATCTTCATCGCCTGGAATTATTTCTACAGGAGGCGAGTATGGTCTCCGGAGGTGGACTACTACATGATCAGAGAG gaggaggaggagaggagggagagacaggtTCTTGTTCTGGGCCTGGACGGGGCTGGGAAGAGCAGTGTGCTGCAGGGCCTGTCTGGAGGAGGAATGAAGAGAGGCTGCGGCCCAACTAGGGGTTTCAACTTCATGAGCCTCAGCACCCTGGCCTGCCAGCTCGACTTCCTGGAGA TTGGAGGCAGTGAGAACCTGCGCTCGTACTGGGTGGAGTACCTGAAGAAAGCGCATGTCCTAGTCTATGTGGTGGACTCCTCTGACAGAGAGAGGCTCCCGCTAGCCAAAGACCAACTGCATCAACTTCTGACAGCAGACTCACAGCTACCCCTTGTCATTCTGGGAAATAAACAG GACAAGCCCGAAGCCCTGAGCGTGTCTGAGCTTCATGAAGCCCTCGCGCTAGATGGCTTGGAAGATGACAGGAAATTCTTCCTGCTGACAGTTGAGTTGGCTTCAGATGGGCCAGAGATGGCCAACTGCTTAGTGGCTTTACGGGACCTGCTGTTACAGCTGGTCTCTCTTTCCTGA